A stretch of the Leptidea sinapis chromosome 5, ilLepSina1.1, whole genome shotgun sequence genome encodes the following:
- the LOC126964743 gene encoding zinc finger protein 726-like: METKSGAGVTDHWMNNIMEPASNDRQVQNDISSIKREKMAEAYNGQENVTYELKQQTRYRCDVCDLTFEGLEYLILHKKFHGNDKDTPQMEPEPQAVKEGPKKRRKFKCDQCDVKVNSQYHLDIHKSKHEGNAAKKFLCLICDRSFVAAQFLKSHMQSHSSTSTINCEICGKSFTGQAYLKLHMQLHNDVRKFKCSKCDEMFPTKNCLKIHMKKHSKVKNFKCDCCQKLFVSKITMEKHRQSHEGQPMDCHVKCVQCDRTMHSSLLRTHIARAHPSTIDDDVKRPHKCLTCGKRFIVKINLNLHIRVCHPDLAEPEDDDEDVMTDNS; the protein is encoded by the coding sequence ATGGAGACAAAATCGGGAGCGGGTGTTACAGACCATTGGatgaataatattatggagCCGGCGTCCAACGACAGGCAAGTTCAGAACGATATTTCTTCAATAAAACGTGAAAAAATGGCTGAAGCATACAACGGACAAGAGAATGTTACTTACGAATTGAAACAACAAACCAGATATAGATGTGATGTCTGTGATCTAACTTTTGAGGGCCTTGAATATCTCATACTTCATAAAAAGTTCCATGGCAATGATAAAGATACTCCACAAATGGAACCAGAGCCCCAGGCTGTCAAAGAAGGTCCCAAGAAGCGTAGAAAGTTTAAATGTGACCAGTGTGATGTTAAAGTTAATTCTCAGTACCATCTTGATATACATAAGAGTAAACATGAAGGTAATGCAGCTAAGAAGTTCTTATGTTTAATTTGTGACAGAAGTTTTGTTGCAGCTCAGTTCCTAAAAAGCCACATGCAGTCCCATTCATCAACAAGTACAATAAACTGTGAGATATGCGGTAAAAGTTTCACTGGTCAAGCCTATTTGAAATTGCACATGCAATTACATAATGATGTAAGGAAATTCAAGTGTTCAAAATGTGATGAGATGTTCCCGACAAAAAACTGCTTAAAAATTCATATGAAGAAGCattcaaaagtaaaaaattttaaatgtgacTGTTGCCAGAAGTTGTTTGTGTCAAAGATCACAATGGAGAAGCATCGTCAGAGCCATGAAGGCCAGCCAATGGATTGTCATGTGAAATGTGTGCAATGTGACCGAACTATGCACTCATCACTGCTCCGAACACACATTGCAAGAGCACATCCATCGACTATAGATGATGATGTGAAAAGACCTCACAAATGTTTAACATGTGGAAAgcgttttattgttaaaataaaccTTAATCTTCACATTAGAGTCTGTCATCCAGATCTTGCAGAGCCGGaggatgatgatgaagatgtgATGACAGATAACTCTTAG
- the LOC126964627 gene encoding small integral membrane protein 12: protein MWPILMQFLRSNAPYITFPIAAVVGIIGYNLEGLLSDRYTPYSKPIQDQRLERLEDESLKDPTNVEKLKYRENVLGKNVSPSLQTN, encoded by the exons ATGTGGCCGATACTAATGCAATTTTTGCGATCAAATGCGCCATACATTACATTTCCTATAGCAGCGGTGGTTGGAATAATAGGTTATAATTTGGAAGGCTTATTAAGCGATAGATATACACCTTATTCAA AACCCATACAAGACCAGAGGTTGGAGAGATTAGAGGATGAATCTCTAAAGGATCCAACAAATGTAGAGAAATTGAAATATCGGGAGAATGTGCTTGGCAAGAATGTGTCTCCATCTTTACAAACAAATTGA
- the LOC126964461 gene encoding uncharacterized protein LOC126964461, producing MRKSIAPAERLAITLRYLGTGCSFEDFELSYHRGATTARKIVQETCQLIWNYLKAVCIPEPTQDMWKEIASGFLQNTNFPNCLGAIDGKHIRIIHPFDTGSLYFNYKKFFSIVLLATCDSNLLFTFVDVGAYGKASDSTIFRESELCNKIHRNTLNIPSPRQVGNRQPLNYTFVGDEAFGLSENMMRPYAGKYLDLDKKVFNYRLSRARRCIECTFGVLANKWRILHRPLNTSVHFSEDIVKACCILHNFIRKRDGFNFRHTLKIVGLENIQNTGWPVTRASTARDTLKDYFMYEGAIPWQENRI from the exons ATGCGGAAAAGCATCGCACCTGCGGAAAGACTAGCTATCACATTAAG gtatCTAGGAACTGGATGCTCGTTTGAGGATTTTGAACTCTCTTACCACCGTGGGGCCACTACAGCAAGGAAAATAGTACAAGAAACATGTCAACTAATTTGGAACTATTTAAAAGCCGTTTGTATTCCAGAACCGACCCAAGACATGTGGAAAGAAATTGCCAGCGGATTTCTTCAAAATACTAATTTTCCTAATTGTTTAGGCGCCATAGATGGGAAACATATAAGAATTATTCATCCATTCGATACCGGCTCCTTGTACtttaactataaaaaatttttttcaatagtaCTTCTTGCAACTTGCGACTCGAATTTACTTTTTACGTTCGTGGATGTTGGGGCATACGGTAAAGCATCCGATTCTACAATATTTAGAGAAAGTGAACtgtgtaataaaatacacagaaatacattaaatatcCCCTCACCACGACAGGTCGGTAATCGACAACCATTGAACTATACATTTGTTGGTGATGAAGCATTTGGCCTCAGTGAAAATATGATGAGGCCATATGCTGGAAAATATTTGGACTTAgacaaaaaagttttcaattatAGGTTAAGCCGTGCCAGACGTTGCATTGAGTGTACCTTCGGCGTACTAGCAAACAAATGGAGAATATTACATCGCCCATTAAACACTTCTGTTCATTTCTCAGAAGACATTGTGAAAGCTTGTTGCATTTTGCACAACTTTATTCGCAAAAGGGATGGTTTCAATTTTCGGCACACTTTGAAAATAGTGGGACtcgaaaatatacaaaatacaggCTGGCCAGTAACACGAGCGTCTACTGCAAGAGATAcgttaaaagattattttatgtatgaagGAGCAATACCGTGGCaagaaaatagaatataa